The proteins below are encoded in one region of Lonchura striata isolate bLonStr1 chromosome 1, bLonStr1.mat, whole genome shotgun sequence:
- the ASXL3 gene encoding putative Polycomb group protein ASXL3 isoform X4, with the protein MAGRLHNGEKKLGEQEFQQTLFREYMHCSKAGCTALRQQQKRRNGVSMMVNKTVPRVVLTPLKVSDEQSDSPSGSESKNGEADGSDKEMKHGQKSPTGKQTSQHLKRLKKSGLGHLKWTKAEDIDIETPGSILVNTNLRALINKHTFASLPQHFQQYLLLLLPEVDRQMGSDGVLRLSSSALNNEFFAYAAQGWKQRLAEGEFTPEMQLRIRQEIEKEKKTEPWKEKFFERFYGEKLGMSRVESTKLTAVQNNDEAESNSLCGSSGTPGPTKQSTFEDQEEKGAKVPPLPERDYSPSHCKMEQVPVKDLTADSEDILIPEESVIQEEIAEEVETGICECQEENHKPEHEFSEESVSPADTNEETEAVQLADSTESCVMMNDVTDTVSRIEIKVELKSECPQEEMSVVIDQLEDCISPAQSASSTNSVSGTAEKDSEPAKELIVPEMQSTALGGSLFTGGGIAVDMELHSDPEEQLSENACISETSFSSGSPEVCIASPGGDTQSTSEEPCTPASLETACSSEVSSSENIEGDIQQKASDENLHTPLMSEMSPMSTSPVTSEASLMSNLPLTSEASPASNLPLTSETSPMSDLPLTSETSSVSSVLLTSETFVTNSLPLPSEMSPVSNSPSSERPALQQRKSPCLLEDSLPTLKEESSVIPKVVQEENLVQPKQLQSAPENMKVGPLTIIPDTSVLEESQSKNLSHQPCKSHPEIEKSYIASIPEHTPPEVIKNKNHSVQQRGDKKGTLLPSEVSVLSEGSLGKNIELLPSKPHDKLYTSSLEKATFSEVCRSKSHKLTGITQSRLESSHSSKSLEPTKSPEARNESRDPEIPKRKTAEQHSFGICKEKRARIDDDMPNRSASSTSPSDKEQPPREEPRVPPLKIQLSKIGPPFIIKSQPVSKPEPRVSSSTSASSGRNTGARTLADIKARAQQARAQREAAAAAAVAAAASIVSGAMGTPCEGGKTRTLAHIKEQTKAKLFAKHQARAHLLQTNKESKSQFSSKESSTSSLEIPTTTDTKIEGSTGVIIVNPNCRSPSNKSSHHRETTTLLQQSLNTATLPATATEISVHSSDENIPVPQLCEKIISSTSTESNSVPVLYNKSSVSVCVCSTAMSGAIKELSFASSVDKSSVLMSVDSANTAISACNINMLKTIQGADTPCITVGPKCIDNSNVPVSIDNTVLSNAIDDKRLPVPSSNVNNTVSGHYATVPASSIASNLPNHLSGSSVLIPPVGTTNRFPSDKIAITGCSEQSTVSIHTTVRSALSCSEALAAADSVARPPISMFTGNMVTISSYDNATKLNADLLEKSSGARNRMDLSGKSHPLSFPQTAMNRSIPCKVIVDHTTNQNSSLSLSSSIESVENSIDLQSRPVRTEAALQSIACPQVSVISRPEVVANENLEHSSSFIAITAKQDSKNLQAGCSSLREVPLAPQDKLIEVVTTSQGFAEQLRGPSALKNEANAACANQYNTNNRICWRDEEAMNTDQPVVSHLTSGKHKEYAEQNCLKNVKSEPSSYTQMSELQSRSLLTSIAVPVKLETNETDKCFRMDTEDFTGPEMPAQTAEIATSVQPPQTSKTSIADSMEDSLSLTTETLKRVTSAGGPSCRLSSVEANNPLVTQLLQGNLPLEKVLPQPRSGAKLEINRLPLPLQTTSVCKTVVAERNIVEHASNSPNPDGKGFTAGSIAPLQIRKRESHPKKRMARTIGEHAQIKCEPGKVSMDTDVKVAPCVISSSMNQLGHGQPFKQEWLNKHAIQSRIAHSPEIKQQKRPLPSCSFQQSLFHIDKNGSFHAEASTSHRQHFYQMSMAARGPIPTAALLQTTSKGPPGCNAFAFSRHLEQKGLGDMNISTAAHQLRLGSVFSSNIQIKEGDDIASASQTLQSKTLVHPPAHPPPLPPPPPPHPNAEVPSDQKQPTVTMETTKRLSWPQPASICSNIKSEPISFEEGLSSSCELGMKQASYDQNEVKEQLKAFALKNADFSSYLLSEPQKPFTQLAAQKIQMQHPQQQQQQQQQQQLCGNYPTIHFGSTSFKRAASAIEKSIGILGSGSNTATGLPNQNAQIPVQKFADSSNADELELKCSCRLKAMIVCKGCGAFCHDDCIGPSKLCVACLVVR; encoded by the exons ATGGGGAGCGATGGAGTTTTGCGCCTCAGTAGCTCTGCTCTAAATAACGAGTTCTTCGCATATGCAGCGCAAGGGTGGAAACAGCGACTGGCAGAAG GAGAATTTACACCAGAAATGCAGTTGCGCATCAGACAAGAgattgaaaaggaaaagaaaacagaaccttggaaagaaaaattctttgAAAGGTTTTATGGTGAAAA gtTGGGAATGTCAAGAGTAGAATCAACGAAGCTCACTGCAGTGCAGAACAATGATGAAGCTGAAAGCAATTCTTTGTGCGGATCTTCTGGCACACCTGGTCCTACTAAGCAATCAACCTTTGAGGATCAAGAGGAGAAAGGTGCTAAAGTTCCACCTTTACCAGAGAGAGATTATAGCCCATCTCATTGTAAAATGGAACAGGTTCCTGTCAAGGATCTAACAGCAGATTCTGAAGATATACTGATACCTGAAGAATCAGTCATTCAGGAGGAAATTGCTGAAGAGGTCGAGACAGGTATTTGTGAATGCCAGGAGGAGAACCATAAGCCAGAACATGAGTTTTCTGAGGAGTCTGTAAGTCCAGCTGACACAAATGAGGAAACAGAGGCAGTACAGCTTGCAGACAGCACTGAGTCCTGTGTCATGATGAATGATGTAACTGATACTGTATCTCGCATTGAAATTAAAGTAGAGTTGAAGTCAGAATGCCCTCAGGAGGAGATGTCAGTTGTGATAGATCAGCTGGAGGATTGCATATCACCAGCACAATCAGCTTCTTCCACAAACTCTGTCAGCGGTACAGCTGAGAAGGATTCTGAGCCTGCAAAAGAGCTAATTGTGCCAGAAATGCAAAGTACTGCTCTGGGAGGCTCCTTATTCACTGGTGGAGGCATTGCAGTGGATATGGAGCTTCATAGTGACCCTGAGGAACAGTTGTCTGAGAATGCTTGTATTTCTGAAACTTCCTTTTCCTCTGGAAGTCCAGAAGTTTGTATTGCCTCTCCTGGAGGAGACACTCAATCAACTTCAGAGGAACCCTGTACTCCAGCATCTCTTGAAACAGCTTGCTCATCTGAAGTGTCCAGTTCTGAAAATATTGAAGGTGATATTCAGCAAAAGGCCAGTGATGAAAACTTGCACACACCCTTAATGTCAGAAATGTCTCCAATGTCCACCTCACCTGTAACCTCAGAAGCATCTTTGATGTCAAATTTACCTTTAACATCAGAGGCATCACCAGCTTCTAATTTACCTTTAACATCAGAAACATCTCCAATGTCTGATTTGCCTTTAACATCAGAAACATCTTCAGTATCTTCTGTTCTTCTAACTTCTGAAACATTTGTGACAAATAGTTTGCCTCTTCCATCAGAGATGTCTCCAGTTTCTAACTCCCCAAGCAGTGAAAGACCTGCTCTACAACAAAGGAAATCTCCATGTTTGTTGGAAGATTCCCTTCCCACCCTGAAAGAAGAAAGCTCTGTCATTCCTAAGGTGGTTCAAGAAGAGAATCTTGTTCAGCCCAAACAACTTCAGAGTGCCCCTGAAAATATGAAAGTTGGTCCACTAACAATTATACCTGATACTTCAGTATTGGAAGAGTCCCAAAGCAAAAACCTCAGTCATCAGCCATGTAAGTCACATCCTGAAATTGAGAAATCTTACATTGCATCCATCCCAGAACACACTCCTCCAGAGgtgatcaaaaataaaaatcacagtgTTCAGCAAAGAGGTGACAAGAAAGGTACACTCTTGCCTTCAGAGGTGTCTGTCTTATCAGAAGGATCACTTGGCAAAAATATCGAATTGCTTCCATCAAAGCCACATGATAAACTATATACCTCATCTCTAGAGAAAGCTACATTTTCTGAAGTGTGCAGAAGTAAATCTCACAAGCTAACAGGCATCACCCAAAGTCGTTTAGAGAGTTCACATTCTTCCAAGTCTTTAGAACCCACAAAATCACCAGAAGCAAGAAATGAAAGTAGAGACCCAGAGATCCCAAAGAGGAAAACAGCAGAACAGCACAGTTTTGGAATCTGTAAAGAGAAGAGAGCTAGAATAGATGATGATATGCCTAATCGTAGTGCTTCATCAACAAGTCCATCTGATAAAGAACAGCCACCCAGAGAAGAACCCCGAGTTCCACCCCTTAAG attCAGCTTTCAAAAATTGGACCACCTTTTATCATCAAGAGCCAGCCTGTTTCTAAACCAGAACCTCGAGTTTCCTCAAGTACATCAGCCAGCAGTGGGAGAAACACTGGGGCTAGAACTCTGGCAGATATCAAAGCAAGAGCTCAGCAAGCAAGAGCCcaaagagaagctgcagctgcagcagccgtggcagcagctgccagcataGTCTCTGGTGCAATGGGGACCCCATGCGAAGGTGGAAAGACAAGAACGCTGGCACACATCAAGGAGCAAACAAAGGCCAAGCTATTTGCAAAGCATCAAGCCAGAGCTCATTTACTCCAGACTAATAAAGAATCTAAGTCACAGTTCAGCTCAAAGGAAAGTAGTACCTCATCTCTGGAGATACCAACGACTACTGACACAAAGATTGAAGGTTCTACTGGTGTCATTATAGTTAATCCTAACTGCAGGTCCCCTAGCAACAAGTCTTCTCATCACCGTGAGACCACCACTTTATTGCAGCAGTCCCTTAACACAGCTACATTACCAGCAACTGCTACTGAGATATCTGTGCACAGTTCTGATGAAAATATACCTGTGCCACAATTGTgtgagaaaattatttcatctaCCTCTACTGAAAGTAACAGTGTGCCAGTGCTTTATAATAAAAGTTcagtctctgtgtgtgtttgcagcACTGCTATGTCTGGAGCAATTAAAGAACTTTCTTTTGCAAGTTCTGTTGATAAATCCTCTGTGTTAATGTCTGTTGACAGCGCAAACACAGCAATTTCAGCCTGTAATATAAATATGCTGAAAACCATCCAAGGGGCTGATACTCCATGCATAACTGTTGGACCAAAATGTATTGATAACAGTAATGTACCAGTCTCCATAGACAACACAGTCTTATCAAACGCCATCGATGACAAAAGGTTGCCAGTGCCCAGTAGCAATGTGAATAACACAGTCTCCGGTCATTATGCCACTGTGCCAGCTTCATCTATTGCAAGTAACTTGCCAAATCATCTCTCTGGTAGTTCTGTACTGATTCCCCCAGTGGGGACTACCAACAGATTTCCTTCTGATAAAATAGCCATAACTGGGTGTAGCGAGCAGAGCACTGTCTCCATCCACACTACCGTCAGGTCAGCTTTAAGTTGCAGTGAGGCCCTTGCAGCAGCAGATTCTGTTGCAAGGCCACCTATCTCAATGTTTACTGGTAACATGGTGACAATAAGCTCTTACGATAATGCTACTAAATTGAATGCTGATCTCTTAGAAAAAAGCTCTGGAGCACGAAACCGGATGGATCTCTCTGGTAAATCTCATCCACTGAGCTTTCCACAAACTGCCATGAATAGGTCTATACCTTGCAAAGTCATTGTTGACCACACAACAAACCAGAATTCCAGTCTGTCACTTTCTTCCTCTATTGAAAGCGTAGAGAACAGCATTGACCTGCAGAGCAGACCTGTAAGGACAGAAGCTGCCTTACAAAGTATAGCTTGTCCTCAGGTGTCTGTCATAAGCAGGCCTGAAGTGGTTGCTAATGAAAACCTTGAGCACAGTTCCAGCTTTATTGCCATTACAGCAAAGCAAGACAGCAAAAACTTGCAGGCAGGTTGTTCAAGTCTTCGAGAAGTGCCTCTTGCTCCTCAAGATAAATTAATTGAGGTGGTTACTACCAGCCAAGGCTTTGCTGAGCAACTAAGAGGTCCTTCAGCACTGAAAAATGAAGCCAATGCTGCCTGTGCCAATCAGTACAACACTAACAATAGAATTTGTTGGCGTGATGAGGAGGCAATGAATACAGACCAGCCAGTGGTCAGCCATCTTACCTCTGGTAAGCATAAGGAGTACGCAGAGCAAAATTGCTTGAAAAATGTCAAAAGCGAACCTTCCAGTTACACACAAATGTCAGAACTGCAATCCAGGAGTCTTTTGACAAGCATTGCTGTTCCTGTTAAACTGGAAACTAATGAGACTGACAAGTGCTTCAGGATGGACACCGAGGATTTTACAGGACCTGAAATGCCTGCTCAGACTGCAGAAATAGCCACGAGTGTGCAGCCACCACAGACCTCCAAGACATCCATTGCGGACTCCATGGAAGACTCCCTGTCCCTGACAACGGAAACCCTGAAGAGAGTTACGAGTGCCGGGGGCCCTAGCTGTCGCTTGTCGTCAGTGGAGGCCAACAATCCCTTAGTGACACAGTTACTGCAAGGCAATCTGCCTTTAGAAAAAGTGCTGCCGCAGCCCAGATCAGGAGCCAAACTAGAAATTAACAGGCTTCCCTTGCCTTTGCAAACTACCTCAGTATGTAAAACAGTAGTGGCTGAGAGAAATATTGTTGAACATGCTTCCAACTCTCCTAATCCAGATGGTAAAGGATTTACAGCAGGCAGTATAGCCCCGCTACAAATCAGAAAGCGTGAAAGCCATCCAAAAAAGAGGATGGCCAGGACTATAGGGGAACATGCTCAAATTAAATGTGAGCCTGGGAAGGTGTCAATGGACACAGATGTTAAAGTGGCTCCTTGTGTAATTAGTTCCAGCATGAATCAACTAGGGCACGGACAGCCATTTAAGCAGGAGTGGCTTAATAAGCACGCCATTCAGAGCCGGATCGCTCACAGCCCAGAGATCAAGCAGCAGAAGAGACCATTGCCTTCATGCAGTTTCCAGCAGAGCTTATTTCACATTGACAAAAATGGCAGCTTTCATGCAGAAGCCAGTACCTCACATAGACAGCATTtttaccaaatgtccatggctGCAAGAGGCCCCATTCCTACGGCAGCTTTGTTGCAAACTACTTCAAAAGGCCCACCTGGCTGCAACGCATTTGCTTTTAGCAGACACCTGGAACAGAAGGGTTTGGGAGACATGAATATTTCTACAGCAGCTCACCAGCTGAGGCTAGGAAGTGTGTTTTCCTCTAATATTCAAATTAAGGAAGGTGATGACATTGCCAGTGCCTCTCAAACTCTGCAGAGTAAAACATTAGTGCATCCCCCTGCTCACCCTCCGCCCCTgccacctcctccccctcctcacccAAATGCAGAGGTCCCCTCCGATCAAAAACAACCGACAGTTACTATGGAAACCACTAAAAGACTTAGTTGGCCTCAGCCAGCAAGCATCTGTAGCAATATAAAATCTGAACCTATTTCTTTTGAGGAAGGTTTAAGCAGCAGCTGCGAGCTGGGCATGAAACAAGCTTCCTATGATCAGAACGAAGTGAAAGAACAGTTAAAAgcatttgcattaaaaaatgcagatttctcTTCCTATTTACTTTCTGAGCCACAGAAGCCTTTTACCCAACTTGCTGCTCAGAAAATACAGatgcagcacccacagcagcagcagcagcaacagcagcagcagcagctctgtggaaattATCCAACAATACACTTTGGTAGCACAAGTTTCAAAAGGGCAGCATCTGCAATTGAGAAATCGATTGGGATTTTAGGGAGTGGTTCAAACACTGCCACAGGCCTGCCTAACCAGAACGCGCAGATCCCGGTTCAGAAATTTGCTGACAGCAGCAACGCCGATGAGCTGGAACTGAAATGCTCCTGCAGGCTGAAAGCCATGATCGTGTGCAAGGGCTGCGGAGCCTTCTGTCATGATGACTGCATAGGGCCTTCCAAACTGTGTGTAGCTTGTCTGGTGGTGCGGTAG